The genomic window TCATTTGTCGAGTGAATTTTGTCAGAGAATGAAAGCTTTGCGGGACTGTCGCCTAACGAAAGAGTCTCCTCGACGTTGCGGCCGCGAGCGCCTGTGCGCGATGCGGTTGGCACGAGGTTCGAGCGACCTTAGTCGCGGCTCGCGAACCGAAGTGACAAAGCAATGTGGCTTTAGCCCGGAGTGAGGGTTGCATTAGCAATCCCGAACGGAGTGAGGAGACGAAGTTAGACGCTGGGTCGCGTTTATACTTTTAACAAGTTTTGTAAAAACTTTCCTTTCAATGTTTTGTAAATAGAAAAATCAGAATCAATACTAATAATCCGTTCAATCCCTTCCCTTTCAGCAATACACATTAAAGAAGCATCCGCCAAATCCATAGGTAAGTCAGAATATTTTTTCATACGGTTTTTTATATATCGAAGATCTTCTACGCTTATATCTAAGATTTGTATGCTTCCCCTTTCAATCCATTCTAAGAAGTCAGATTGGGCTTCTATTGAAAATGAAAGTAAGTAAACGACTTCAGTAACTACTGACCATGATGAGAATAGAGAACCTTTATAAGATTTAATGAATTTGTAAGTAGATTTGTGAAATTTATCGTTAGAATTAAATAAAGCAACAATTGGACCGGAATCAATTAGAGCTACGTTTTGCATTTTTACCCTTAATTGATTGATACAAATATTTTTTCCGATTTTGAGCTAAATCCGAAACATCCGCAGCGTGTTTCCCGAATAGATCTTCCCCTAATTCAAATGGAGTTTTGATACTCCCGTGATTTTTAATATATTCTAAGATAGAATCTTTAACTATTTCAGAACGACTTTTACCTTCAGATTTTGCAAAGGAATCCAATTTTCTTTCTAATTCCGGTGGTAAACGTAAACTTATCATAATTGATATGTATCACAGATGAGTATTACAGTCAAGAAGCTTATTTACTCAAAAATACTTTTATTCCAAGACAGTTTGCGACCTTGCGTCTAACGACCAGTAATTGTCGAAGTTCCGCGCGTCCGAAGGACTTGGCGCGAGGCTTGCTTTGCAAGACGAGTGACAAAGCGGAATTTGGCGAAGCCCAAGCAAGGGTCGCAAAGCGATCCCGAAGCGCCGCGACAATTTTTAGTTATCTGCTGTGCCGCGCCCCGAATGCCTAACCGGCGAAGCCAAGGATGGCGGAGCCGGTTAGGGAACGCCAATAGAATTGCAATTTAAGACTTAACAAAAGCGCGTTTCAAATATCTAATAAATCTCTTGGTTTAACTTTTAATCGTTTCGAAAGCTTGAAAATTGAGTTAGCGGTGAAATTAGCTCTACCCGCTTCAATATCTTGTAAAGTTCTTACAGGAACGGCGTAATCGCCTTCATCCATATTTTCCTGAGTAAGTCCCTTTTCCTTCCGAACTTTTTGAATATTCTTTCCGACTTTTATTAAAAATTCTTCGAAATCCACGCACGGTATATTGCGGCACAGTTGACAAAAAGTGAACGCAGTATACCGTGGGGTAAGTGTTCTTCACAAATCTCTGTTCAAAAAGGTCTCTTTATGACGAGAAAATCTAAAAACAAGGTCCAAAGTATTGTCCGAAAATGGCCTAAATCGGAAATCATAAGGAGAATTTCCGAGGAAGAGAAGAAAGCTTTTTATCATCAATTAAAAGTGGCTCGGATAGAAGCGAATCTTACTCAAGAACAAGTAGCTAAAATGATCAAAAGAAGCAGAAGTCAGGTTTCAAAGATAGAATCGGGTAAATGTAGGTTGTACATGGATGAGTTTTTAAAGTTTATGAAGATTTATAAGAAATCTCCTTTCTTCTTTTACTCTGTATTTACTACAAATGAAGTCATTAAGTCAACGAAGAGAGCCCGAGTAAAATCTGCGAAGCAGTTTTAACGAGGGCCATTAGTACGAGCTAACGGGAATTCGGCGTCCCGATCGCGAAGTGTTCGGGTTTCAGGTGGACCGCATAGTAAGAGTCAGGACTAGCTATATATCAGAATTTAAAATTTCCTGTTCGAAAAAATAATTACGCTTTCACGCAATTCATGAACATTGGTGCTATATTTAGTTTTCCGTTTTTTTAGATATCTTAATACTCCGATTTCCTTCAAATACCAGCCAGCCTTCGAACCTATATCTCCAAGAATCAAATCGACAGGTAATTCATGGCCTGCATATGCAGAATTTGAAACTACAAACCATATATAAGCATTTGGTGCCGCCTTTGTTTTCAAAAGTTTAAAAATATTGTACATATCCTCAAAATATGCTTGGGCCATCAGAGGGATATCTTTATGCATCAAGTTTTCACGGTTATCCTGAAGATACCGTATTGTTTGCTTGTATAGAAGACCAAAATCATTTAACTTCGGTTTCTCCCATTTTACCTGTATATGAGAGCGAATAGTAGATAATCTGAGCCCTTGTAAACCTATAGTTTGATCGATAAATTTACCCAAAAACAGTTCAGGTCGATAGATATCTGTATAATCAAATGTATTCAAGTATGGTGGGGAAGTAATACATAACTTAAATCTGTCAAACCCATTTAATTTACTTAAAGCAATCCGAGAATCTCCATTAATTATTGTACCAGGGCTAAGAATTGGTTTTTTTAGTATATCCTCTTCAATATGATTGAGGCTCGTATCTAAATTTTCTAAAAAAGAATTTTTATTAAACTTTTTTTTCCACCAATTATCATTATAACGAAGGCATTTACCATCTTTAGTTGCATTACAATTTTGCATTGCAGACGCAATAAGTGAAAGTTTAAAAAGTTTACGAACATTATATGCGGGAATTGAATTCGTAAAGCGCCAACCTCCTTCAAAAGCATTAAGAACGGAATCATTAAATAGCCATTTTGATAGGTTCTTTCTCTTCGAAAATGTTGAATAACCTAGTAACGGAGAAAGAGCACCCTTCTCAACAGATTTAAATAGTTTAACTTTCCAGTTCCTTATATCTTTAACTTTGGCACTCTTTATCTTTGTATCAGATAAAAAAGAAGTGAATGGATTTACCTCAAGACCAATTGACCTGAATCCATTGGTCGAACAAGTCAACGTTGTAGTCCCACTTCCATTAAATGGATCAATAATTAAATCCTTTTTAGTAATATAGGATTGCTCGATTGCTGATTCTACTAATCTAGGAGAAAATCCTTCTTTATAATAATACCATCTGTGTCTAGGCATCGACGTCGTATCATCATAATTCGAATAACCGCTATCTTTTAAGGAAAAATCAGTATTTAAATTATAATACATCTTTAAACGCAAACCGGTCTAGAGAACATTCTGAATGGCATTTCAAATCCGACTATATTATTAAAATATTTTTTATCTTCTTCAATGTCTAGTTCAATTTCTGCAAAATGCAGTCCATCTTGGGCAGAAATTGATGTCCTAATGGTAGAACCAACGCCCTTTCTTCTACCGTCAATAACCACTAGATATGCTTTTGTTATGCAGCTGGGCCAATCTTGATTTGCCAAATCCATATATTCTTTAAGTTGTTCCATTCCATCGTTGCTGCGGCTATTCGAATATTTCGTTGTAATAGAATTTTCCGCTCTTGAATATCCGAGCCATTTGACTTCAATTATCGCTGCACGATTTGCTTCTTTCCAGCTGACTTTAATGTCTACGGGTTTTCCCCCTCCTAAGTTGCATTCTCTACTCACTTCTACGCCACGCATGTAACTACTTAAATATTCCTTAAGAGATTCTTGCATAGTGTCCTCCGGGGCGTTCTTGAAATAAATTCTAGTTGAATCAAACCAAGCCCTTTGAAAAATTGAGCAAGAAGAGTGAAGAATTTTTTCCTTTTTATAATTTTCTAAAGCTTCATGCAAATGTTGATAATGCAAAGAAAACGTGCTTGCACAGCCTAGATAATTTTCTATATCAATTTTTTCCCCATTAACATAAAAACATTCTACTCTATTTTCATAGAGATACGTTATCGCATTGCGCTGGTTAATCACTTGTTCAGTATCTTCTCCTTGCCAAATCAACGGAAAATCCTCTTTCTGAAAAAGTTGAATTGCAATCGTGCGAGAAGTATTATTAATCAAAATATTCTTATCGTAGAACTTTATTGCATTAGCTGTATCAATCGGTATTGAATCATCCAAGGTTATAAATATAAGCAGTTTTCCTTGATAGTGACTCGGTTCTAAGCCCCGATAAACATCAGTAATAAATTCAATAAGGGTTGCCGTTAATGTTGCACCTTTTTCATCACCCAAAATTTTATATGCTTGAAGAGGATAGTTTCCAGTAGTCAATTGCTTTCGTAGAGCAAGATTATTCATTTTTTCAAACTCCTTCTAAATTTTGCGAATCAAGATAATTTATCCAAGTGATCGCTGGTATGATTAGATCCTTAACAGAAACTCCAACGACAGCGCTAATTTCAGTGAATTTCTCATAAACTTCTGTCTGAGTTAGCCATGATTCATTTTCAAGCTCTTCTGCCTTTTTAATTTCAGGTTCACTCAATAGGGCCCTTAGAGTCTTTGAATAAGGGACAAGTATGCTAGTGGCAGAAGCAGCATTTAAAAATTTCTCACGAATTTGTAATGTGGGGAGAACTTTAAATCTATTAAATTCATCAGTTCCTCTTCCGGAGATTGTATAAAATTCCCCCTTTTTCTCAAACAAACCGTTCTGCACGTGTCGAGTTACTGCCTCACGCAACTCTTCAGAAAAAGGATAACCGTTTGTTACTATGTATCTGTGCGGCCAAGTTGCTAATAAATTACCGGCGTAAATATATAGGATTGAAGAAAAATATGAAAAAAGAAAAATCTCTTCTAATTTAAAGCCATCCAGGTATCCATCCAATTTGTGACCTAACGATAAACTGTCAAAGAATGCTTCAGGTGTAATTGATTTAATCATAGTCATTTCTTACTCAACAATGCTTTTTCAATGTTTCGATAAACTTGCTGAAAAAGGCCTTCCCCTTCTTTCTGAACCGTTGTCAAATCAGTCCAGTCCAACATTCTACGAAATTGCATCTTAGATTTCCCGCATTCTTCGGCGAGAGATATTAGCAGACGAGACGGGTTAATATTTGCTGTCAGGAAAAGATTTTGATCATAATCTGTTGCATACTGTGCGAACATATTACCTACCCTACTTTCATAAGCAATATCCAAAGAACCTTCAGGAGTATCGATAAACATCGTCGCAGGGGAGTTCTTTTTTGATAAAAAAACAGAAAGTGCCATTCGTAAGGCAATATCCAAGAAAAAACGCTGACTCTCCGAAAGCTGGAAAGATTCAGTTCGAGCTGTCTTTTTTAATTCTAAAACTAATTTTATAGTTTTATCACTTCTTTTAACTTGAATATTCAAATCTTGGCCAATAAAACTCTTCGCGAGCTTTTTAAATATTGGAACAAAAGACTTTTCAGCTTCTCTATATGCAATTTCCACTTTCTTTAATAACTTTGCATAGTCAGGCTTTAACAAATCTCGTTTCTTATATTCGTCCTTTGATTCTTTGACAAAAGAATCATATTGTTTTTCATATTGATCTAATAATGCACCTATCCCGTTATCTCTTGAATCTATAAACGATACAGATGAAAACTCATTCATAAATTCTTCTAACTTTTCTTTAGCCATATTATATTCAAATTCTGCCTTTTCTAATTCGAGTGCCTTAGTTTCGATCTCGGTTGTCAGATTATCTAATTCATTGCCTTTATCAGAGATTAGGACGTCGTTTTTTTCAATCGACTTCAGTAACCTACTTTGCTCAATCGAAGTTGATTCATTAATTACAGTATTACATAATGGGCAGCTATCTTTATGAATATTCCTTTCAATGCTTTCTACGATGTAACTTCCGACTGTTCCGCATAGACAACATTCTTGCTTACTAAGAGACATACGAACATTTGTATTTTCAACAAGCTTCGAGCGCGGCTTTGAATATAGAGAAAATAATTTTGAATGCTCGTTCTTGAGATGCATTATCTCTGAGTTTAGATAGCTCTGCCTCTTTAGCATACTATCATGTTCTATATTTATATTATTGAGAATTCTTTCTTGTTTTTCTAGATCTTTTGATAAGTTTTTATATTCATCTTCGATATTTTCTACATCTTTTATTTTCTTTTTCTTATCGTCCGGCTTCAGATCTTCAATTTTACGCCCAATGAGTTTAGCTTGATATCTTGCATTTCTTGCATTTGAATCATGCTTTTCAATTTTTCTAGTTAAATCAGCAATTTTATTCGCATCTTCCGGATCAGAATTGAAAGCGATAGCTATCGCGTGTCGAGAAGCACGGTCATCCCAAAAAATCATTCTTCTGTTTTCATCAAACGTAAGTACGTATAATTGATAAAAAAGAAAATAATCAAAATCTGAAAAGCCGGTCTCTATACATATAAATTTCTGGTACAACTCATTAAGTTCAGTTGGGCTTTTTACATTATCCTGAATTTGAGAAACTTTCTTTCCATCTTGGATAACGAATACCTCGAATAGTCGTAGTTCTTCCCTTTGAAAGAAATTTCTTATGATTCGACAGTATTTTCCGTTAACATTGAACAAAATTTCGATCTCTGATTTTTTCGCATCGGAGCTACTGATCCTGCCACCGAAATATCGTTCAGTATATTTATAATTCAACTTAACAATTTCACTTGGCGAAAAGACTGCTTTATCTGGCTCTAAAACAATTCCAGTTAAGCCAAAATTAATCGCATTTAAAAATGTAGTTTTACCTAGCCCATTTGCTCCGGCTAAGCAGTAAACCTTCTTATCTATCTCTTCGTTTACTTCATACACCTTGCCTTTTTTACTATATAATGTAAAATTTCTTAATAATACTTTATTAAGCGTTATAAAATTAAACTTACCTTGCATAGAACCTAACTCTTATCCATTATTTCTAAAATATGCGTTGTTGATATAAATATGAATGCACTCAATTACTTTCAATAGGAATAGGAAAAATGAAGAACTTTTTACTTTAGAATTCCAAAGAATTAAGCCTGCCATGGACGGCAGGCGCTAAAATGAGGGGACGCGGCATGGCAGATAACGAAAGAGTCTCCTCGACGTTGCGTCCGCAAGCGCATGTGCGCGACGCGGTTGACACGAGGTTCGAGGCGCCTTAGCGCCGTCCCGCGAACCGAAGTGACAAAGCAATGTGGCTTTAGCCCGAAGTGAGGGTCGCATTAGCGATCCCGAACGAAGCGAGGAGACGAAGTTATACGCAGTTGCGGAATTACGCGACACGGATGTCGCTAAATTAGGCCTTATTTCCCTCTTTAATACTTAAATACTCATCTGGAGTAATAATTTTAAAATTCTTAACTTTCTGAAGAGTCAGCAAATCTTTATCTCCAGTAATTAAGTAATCTACTTTAGCTGCAAAAGCAGATTCCAAGATGTGATAATCGTCTCTATCTCTTAAGTCCAAATAATCCTTAATAGGTTTATTCTTAATGAGTGTTGTAATGTCTCTAATCTCGGACAAAACAATTTGAATGAAATTATCATTAAGATTGAATTTTGGCTTAGAAAGAGTAGATTCTATTTCATCTAATATTTCTCTTGAAATATATCCAGTAAAAGCCTCATCGATTAAATCTTGGAAAACAAGTCTTGGTTTTCCCTTAAATAAAATAGCTGAGATGTAAATATTAGTATCTAATAATACCTTCAACATTAAGAAATGTTTCTTTTACTTCTGACAGATTTGATTTCATTGAAAATGTCTTTTTCGGAAATATCGCTTTGAGTAATAGCCTTTGAAGAGAAGTCAAATATTGCTTGCCATCTAGTTTTTTTCTCAATATAGGCTCGCGCGGCTTCGCGAATTAATTCGGACCTGGATCTGTGTTCCCTCTTTGCAATTTTATCGATTTCTTTTAAAAGTGCTTTCTCAAAGGAAATGTTGACAGTCTGGTTCATAATTTTAATTATATACAAGGATTGTATGTTGTCAATCCCATTTCTTCGTTTCGCCCATACTTCTCGCCACACGGATGTGGCGTCCCCTCCGCAATTGCGTATAACGAAAGAGTCTCCTCGACGTTGCGGCCGCGAGCGCCTTTGCGCGTAGCGGTTGGCACGAGGTTCGAGGCGCCTTAGCGCCGTCCCGCGAACCGAAGTGACAAAGCAATGTGGCTTTAGCCCAAAGTGAGGGTCGCATTAGCGATCCCGAACGAAGCGAGGAGACGAAGTTAGACGACGTGGATGCTTTATACAGCATTAAGATCGTCGATTTGAATATTAATAGAAGCGATCTTCTTAGATATTGCTATATCGTTAATCTTGTCAAAAGCTTGAAGTATCCCAGTCAGTACATAGTTTAAGACCTGAGATTCGAGATCGCCATCGTTGATAAAAATATTCTTTGTAACTATTATAGCATTTCCTTTTTGTACTTTTTTAAGTCCAATTTGTCCAAATTTAAAACCAGCATTCATTTCTAATATAGCAACTTTCATATCATCTGGCAATTCTGTGAGACAAAAGGAGAAACCAATGACTGTTACTTCATTTTCCATAGGACCTACTCGAAAAATGAACGTAGTTATCCTTTGACCTATTTTAATTCCGCTTAAAAGAGTATCCTTATTGTCATTTAAATATGCATACTTATTAAATTTTATCGATTCTAATGTTTTGATAAGATCTGAAATTTCTAAATGTTTTTTCTTTTTTAAAAGAGCATTTTGATATACTGCATCTACTTTTGGCATAACTTCATCTTGAAGATGATCTTTAATAGTCCCTGTAATTTCGGCAATATTTTGCACGGAATATTTCGTCTCTATCAAATTCGAATCGATTTGATTTATTTTTTCCTCGCTTGTCTTTAGCTCTTGGTTCTTTTTGAACATTATATATATAAAAATAATAGTCATCGTTGACATTACTGGAATTAAATATTGAACTAAATATGATTCTAATACCATTATATTTACCTAAATTGAAAAAATTTCATCACTAAAGAATAAATTGATGATGCACTTAATATTGTTAACTGTACGTTAAGGATTCTAGTCTTAGATGCTGAAGTCAAATATGGCGTATTAATCACACTGATATAGATCATTGTTGAAAAAATCAGTATCAAAATGGGTATCAAAACAATGAAAAGAGCAGTTTTGTTTTTATTAAATTCCCATCCTGTAGTATAAAAATAATCGATGCATACTGCAGAAATTAAAGCGCTAGAAAAGAATAGCAATCCGCACCCAGTAATAATTTCGTTTGTACTCAGCGGTTTGCCGAGAAGAAACGCATTTGTTGAAATATATATTATTTGAAGAAGGCCAAATATAATCGTCAATATTGTCCATATGAATGATTTTCCGACCCTCCTAATTAAGTATTTAATTGTTTCTAACATCTATTTTCCTTAACTAATTTCATTTATATCCATGTCGTCTAACGAAAGAGTCTCCTCGACGTTGCGTCTCCGAGCGCTTGTGCGCGAAGGAGTTGACACGAGGTTTGAGCGAGCCTTAGCGAGCGACTCGCGAACCGAAGTGGCAAAGCAATGTGGCTTTAGCCCGGAGTGAGGGTTGCATTAGCAATCCCGAACGAAGCGAGGAGACGAAGTTAGACGGCGTGAAAATTGATTCAATTTTTTTGTCTAAATGTCGGTTCGGCATCAAAGGATCCGATGAAGTAAAATTGATAATTAAGGTACTGCGACATTCTTCTAATAAAATTTAAAGTATTATAAATGTCGTTGGAAAATTTATATTCATCTGTATTAATTTTAACGATTTTTGCTCCGAAGATTTCCGAAGCTTCTGATTTATCAATTACGAAACCATGATCTTTGTAAGCATAAACTAGATCTGCAGCAATCTTTTTAATTTTATCCGGTGACAATCTATTTTTATGAGTGTTTAAAAGTCTTTCAGCATACTGCATAGAAGACTCGGCAACACGTTCATAATATCCTAAATTAATCGGATCTATCGATAAATGCAAATATTGTGCGAACATAGAAGAAGACTCAGGATTTTCTTTGACTAATAGTGCGAGATGTTCGATAGCATTTTTCAATCCCAATGCAGGTTTATCATCAAATTGCGGGTCGATTGGACCTAATTCACTTAGGCTCCCCATATGAATTTCATCAGCGACACAACAAAGTAATGTTGCTGCTGACTTTGCAATCCTTGGAACAGCAACTACAATTTTATCTTCACAATTTTCCCGAAATAATTTTCCAATAAGATACGCCGTACCACCTGACCCACCTCTTGAATAAAGAATATCGAGAATAGGTTTATTTTTATCAAATGTAACTACCGATTCATATATTGAATCAGAATCACCCTTAGTTATTGAACTTGGATCATAATGTATAATAACATTGTAATTTTTTAATTTTTCATAACCATCAAAGACTTGTTTCAGATACTGACTTAACGTCGATCCAAATTGCTTTTTTGCTTCATCAGTTCCATTTTCATCATAGCCAATGAAAAGTAATTTAAGCAAATCGTCCAAAGACAGTTTTTTGCTTTCAGATTTAGATTCTTTTATTTCTTCTTGTGACACAAATTTCTCCTTTTCATGCCGTCTAACGAAAGAGTCTCCTCGACGTTGCGGCCGCAAGCGCTTGTGCGCGACGCGGTTGGCACGAGGTTCGAGCGAGCCTTAGCGAGCGTCTCGCGAACCGAAGTGACAAAGCAATGTGGCTTTAGCCCGAAGTGAGGGGCGCATTAGCGATCCCGAACGCAGTGAGGAGACGAAGTTATGCGACGTGATGAATCACTTAAGTTTTTTATTTGAATTTTTTAACTTTCCGATTTCCTCATCTTTTTCCATGATAGTCGTCATTAATTTTATTTCCTTTTCTTTCAGTTCAATAATTTCAGTATTTTTCATTACATAAATTTTATATGCTGTAAACAAACTTATTATTACAGCAAAAGTAGATAATGTAACCGTAATAATATTCTTATTAATTTCACTTAACTGTTTAGATATTGTATTTTCCAGTTGTTCATTTTTAGATAATTCATAATCTATAATCTGCAAGAACGCTTCTTTTTCCGATTGGGGATAAAAGCTATCGTTAATTTTGCGTAGTTTCAATTTTTCATTTTTAATTTTATTTCTAACCTCTAACAGATTCGGAACAATTCGCAAAAGATTTATAACATCGTGAAACAATAAATAAATAACTGGAGCGAATACCTTAAAATAAAATAATTTCATTTTAAACCAGTGTTTTAGCAGATAATATTTGAAATAAATTTTAATAAACGAAATGTCTGATGCAATTATTTGATTTTCATAAAACTTCCAATATTCAGAAAAATATTCTTTAAAAGAATTTTCTTTTTCTTTATAAAATGTCACTTTTTTACAAATACGATTCCAGGTTTTATTATTCTTATCATTTTTTACAATTTGATTTTTCCAAACCATCAAAATGTCGAGGCGAAAGTTCTCATTAGAAAGCAATTCTTCATTCGAATGATTCTTTGCGAATTCGACAATTTCAATTTTTTTTGTAACTGCTTCATGAATCAAACCTGAAAACAAATAGTAAGCTTTCGTCGCATCAGGATTATTCCATAAGCCAATTAGAATTATTTCTTCACCTTTATTAAGTTGCATTTTGATACATCAATATGTTTTCATCATGTCGCATAACGAAAGAGTCTCCTCGACGTTGCGGCCGCAAGCGCTTGTGCGCGACGCGGTTGGCACAAGGTTCGAGGCGCCTTAGCGCCGTCTCGCGAACCGAAGTGGCAAAGCAATGTGGCTTTAGCCCGGAGCGAAGGTTGCATTAGCAATCCTGAGCGGAGTGAGGAGACGAAGTTAAGCGCTGTTAGCTACTTTTTTCTATAATATTTTTTTTCTAATTTCAAGGACCCAAGCAGGAACGTATGAATTAAATTTACAAAAATATTCAATTATATCTAAGACATTAGAAATATATCCCTTCAAATCAAGGTAAGAAAATTCATAAAATATGGAAAATCCATTTGATTCTCCATTTTCTTCTTCTCTAATATACGCATCATGCTCTTTTAAATGAATGATTCGATTCCGATAATTCTTAACGTATTCTAGCTTTTTTAAAATTTCCTTATCAAATTCATGATCATTGATTTTAAGTATTTTTGGAAGGACTCTTTCAACTTTCTCTGATATCGTTAAATCTTTTTGCATCTCTAAGCTATTCATAAAACTGATCTTTTTGCGCCAGTTTACTTCAAAGTTCTTTTCCCCTGAATGTCCAATAATGCCATTGCAATAATACTCTAATCCTTGAAAGGCACTAATAATAACGATCATCGTGTTTTCGAAATAGTTATATAATTCACGCAAATCACTCTTAACAACTGATTTATAGATTTTATTATCTGACATTACTTCATTGATGAACTCGAATTTTTGCCTATTTTCAATTGCCATAAAATAGTTTGTTAAAGCTATATTAAAATATAATGCTACTGGACTTGGCGTCGTAAAAACAATCGTTTCATTTTCTACTTTACTAACGGTAACTTTGTATGCTTTCACAGTTGATTGCGAATCAACGGGTGATATTACATCTGTCACAACTTCAATTCGCCAGTCGTCTTTGCTTTTATGTGAAAATAGAACTTTGTTAATTGTATTTTTAAAAAAACTTTTGAGTCTCATAAAACTTAGCTAATGGCGCTTAACTCAAACTCGTTGGTTGTAAACTAAAAATCGCCTGTGCGAATGTCGTATAAACGCCCAAAATAGCCGGATATGCGACTGTTGTCAAGGTCACCGCGCGCTCGGGTTACTCGAGGTGGTCAAACTTCCTTCAACCTTCCGGTTTTAGGGACCAAAGATCGAGAGGACTGGCCACTTCGGTGAGACGAACTTGACTGACGCGGGTGTAGATCTCCGTTGTCTTCACGCTTTTATGGCCGAGAAGAAACTGGATATGTTTGATGTTCGTTCCTGCTTCGAGCAAATGAGTCGCGAACGCGTGACGAAGGCTGTGAATGCTGACTGCTTTTTTGACCCCTGCTTTTTCCTTTGCAACCTCGAAGATTCTTTCTGCCGAACGGATATGCAGGTGCTTGGAAGGGTCCTGACCCGGAAAAACCCAGTCTTCGTAAGGAAACTTATCGCGGAATTCTTTCCAGAGAACGGCGCACGCATGCGATAACATCGTAAAACGATCTTTCTTCCCTTTACCTTGTCTTACTTTGAGCGTTCTTCTTTTGTCGTCGATATCTTCCGGTCGAAGTTTGACAAGTTCGCTGACCCTTAATCCGCTGGCATAACAAAACGAAAGGAGAAGCTTGTGTTTCGGATTCCGCGTTGCTTCGAGAATATTAGAAACTTCGAATGTGGAAAGAATATCCGGAAGTCTTCGTTCCCGTTTCGGCCTGGGTAAATCTCGAAACCAAGGTTT from Leptospira yasudae includes these protein-coding regions:
- a CDS encoding helix-turn-helix domain-containing protein produces the protein MDFEEFLIKVGKNIQKVRKEKGLTQENMDEGDYAVPVRTLQDIEAGRANFTANSIFKLSKRLKVKPRDLLDI
- a CDS encoding type II toxin-antitoxin system VapC family toxin, which gives rise to MQNVALIDSGPIVALFNSNDKFHKSTYKFIKSYKGSLFSSWSVVTEVVYLLSFSIEAQSDFLEWIERGSIQILDISVEDLRYIKNRMKKYSDLPMDLADASLMCIAEREGIERIISIDSDFSIYKTLKGKFLQNLLKV
- a CDS encoding putative toxin-antitoxin system toxin component, PIN family; the encoded protein is MLKVLLDTNIYISAILFKGKPRLVFQDLIDEAFTGYISREILDEIESTLSKPKFNLNDNFIQIVLSEIRDITTLIKNKPIKDYLDLRDRDDYHILESAFAAKVDYLITGDKDLLTLQKVKNFKIITPDEYLSIKEGNKA
- a CDS encoding helix-turn-helix transcriptional regulator produces the protein MTRKSKNKVQSIVRKWPKSEIIRRISEEEKKAFYHQLKVARIEANLTQEQVAKMIKRSRSQVSKIESGKCRLYMDEFLKFMKIYKKSPFFFYSVFTTNEVIKSTKRARVKSAKQF
- a CDS encoding methyltransferase, with product MYYNLNTDFSLKDSGYSNYDDTTSMPRHRWYYYKEGFSPRLVESAIEQSYITKKDLIIDPFNGSGTTTLTCSTNGFRSIGLEVNPFTSFLSDTKIKSAKVKDIRNWKVKLFKSVEKGALSPLLGYSTFSKRKNLSKWLFNDSVLNAFEGGWRFTNSIPAYNVRKLFKLSLIASAMQNCNATKDGKCLRYNDNWWKKKFNKNSFLENLDTSLNHIEEDILKKPILSPGTIINGDSRIALSKLNGFDRFKLCITSPPYLNTFDYTDIYRPELFLGKFIDQTIGLQGLRLSTIRSHIQVKWEKPKLNDFGLLYKQTIRYLQDNRENLMHKDIPLMAQAYFEDMYNIFKLLKTKAAPNAYIWFVVSNSAYAGHELPVDLILGDIGSKAGWYLKEIGVLRYLKKRKTKYSTNVHELRESVIIFSNRKF
- a CDS encoding SDH family Clp fold serine proteinase, which gives rise to MSQEEIKESKSESKKLSLDDLLKLLFIGYDENGTDEAKKQFGSTLSQYLKQVFDGYEKLKNYNVIIHYDPSSITKGDSDSIYESVVTFDKNKPILDILYSRGGSGGTAYLIGKLFRENCEDKIVVAVPRIAKSAATLLCCVADEIHMGSLSELGPIDPQFDDKPALGLKNAIEHLALLVKENPESSSMFAQYLHLSIDPINLGYYERVAESSMQYAERLLNTHKNRLSPDKIKKIAADLVYAYKDHGFVIDKSEASEIFGAKIVKINTDEYKFSNDIYNTLNFIRRMSQYLNYQFYFIGSFDAEPTFRQKN
- a CDS encoding CopG family ribbon-helix-helix protein translates to MNQTVNISFEKALLKEIDKIAKREHRSRSELIREAARAYIEKKTRWQAIFDFSSKAITQSDISEKDIFNEIKSVRSKRNIS
- a CDS encoding AAA family ATPase; translation: MQGKFNFITLNKVLLRNFTLYSKKGKVYEVNEEIDKKVYCLAGANGLGKTTFLNAINFGLTGIVLEPDKAVFSPSEIVKLNYKYTERYFGGRISSSDAKKSEIEILFNVNGKYCRIIRNFFQREELRLFEVFVIQDGKKVSQIQDNVKSPTELNELYQKFICIETGFSDFDYFLFYQLYVLTFDENRRMIFWDDRASRHAIAIAFNSDPEDANKIADLTRKIEKHDSNARNARYQAKLIGRKIEDLKPDDKKKKIKDVENIEDEYKNLSKDLEKQERILNNINIEHDSMLKRQSYLNSEIMHLKNEHSKLFSLYSKPRSKLVENTNVRMSLSKQECCLCGTVGSYIVESIERNIHKDSCPLCNTVINESTSIEQSRLLKSIEKNDVLISDKGNELDNLTTEIETKALELEKAEFEYNMAKEKLEEFMNEFSSVSFIDSRDNGIGALLDQYEKQYDSFVKESKDEYKKRDLLKPDYAKLLKKVEIAYREAEKSFVPIFKKLAKSFIGQDLNIQVKRSDKTIKLVLELKKTARTESFQLSESQRFFLDIALRMALSVFLSKKNSPATMFIDTPEGSLDIAYESRVGNMFAQYATDYDQNLFLTANINPSRLLISLAEECGKSKMQFRRMLDWTDLTTVQKEGEGLFQQVYRNIEKALLSKK
- a CDS encoding ribbon-helix-helix protein, CopG family; its protein translation is MISLRLPPELERKLDSFAKSEGKSRSEIVKDSILEYIKNHGSIKTPFELGEDLFGKHAADVSDLAQNRKKYLYQSIKGKNAKRSSN